One Citrobacter amalonaticus genomic window carries:
- a CDS encoding YfgG family protein produces the protein MSQATSLRKRHRFNSRMTRIVLLISFIFFFGRFVYSSIGAWHHHQDKKESQQRSLQQQTLPVQTDDR, from the coding sequence GTGAGTCAGGCAACCAGCCTACGAAAACGACACCGATTTAACAGTCGTATGACCCGTATCGTATTGCTTATCAGCTTTATCTTCTTCTTTGGGCGTTTCGTCTACTCCTCCATCGGTGCGTGGCATCACCACCAGGACAAAAAAGAGTCCCAGCAGCGTAGTCTGCAGCAGCAAACACTCCCTGTACAAACTGACGATCGCTAA
- the mscS gene encoding small-conductance mechanosensitive channel MscS → MNSFTLFPKIRHALEWMAGNSDAMIQFGWNVVAAIILLFVGKFISRLLAHGLEKLLIKRKVDITIVQFFTALVRYITLAFSVVAALGRVGIETSSIIAVIGAAGLAVGLALQGSLSNFAAGVLLVSLRPFRAGEVVQIGAMTGKVEKVHIFSTTLLTGDSKEVVIPNGKIIADNIINYSRHPFRRIDLVIGVGYQSRIADVKRVINQLIEEDKRIDRQRGVTVRLGELAASSLNFYVRVWVPNAEYWNTYYDLLENIKEALDANHIDLPYPQMDIRVENVAAKQQSHLQLVD, encoded by the coding sequence ATGAATAGTTTTACCTTATTTCCAAAAATAAGACATGCGTTAGAATGGATGGCCGGAAACAGCGATGCGATGATTCAATTTGGCTGGAACGTTGTTGCCGCGATTATTCTGTTATTCGTCGGTAAATTTATTTCTCGCCTGCTCGCCCACGGTCTGGAAAAACTGCTGATCAAACGCAAGGTCGATATCACTATCGTCCAGTTCTTTACCGCACTGGTGCGCTATATCACACTGGCTTTCTCAGTCGTTGCCGCGCTAGGTCGCGTGGGTATTGAAACCTCATCCATTATTGCGGTCATTGGCGCCGCGGGCCTGGCCGTCGGTCTGGCGCTGCAAGGATCGTTATCGAATTTCGCGGCTGGGGTGTTGTTGGTCTCTTTACGCCCTTTCCGCGCCGGAGAAGTCGTGCAGATTGGCGCGATGACCGGAAAGGTGGAGAAGGTGCATATTTTCTCTACCACCCTGCTGACCGGCGACAGTAAAGAAGTGGTGATCCCGAATGGGAAGATTATTGCCGATAACATTATCAACTACTCACGCCACCCGTTCCGCCGTATTGATCTGGTGATCGGTGTTGGCTACCAGAGTCGTATTGCAGATGTAAAGCGCGTCATCAACCAGCTTATTGAGGAGGATAAACGTATTGACCGCCAGCGCGGGGTGACTGTTCGCCTGGGGGAGTTAGCTGCATCGTCATTAAATTTCTACGTGCGCGTATGGGTGCCTAACGCCGAGTACTGGAACACTTATTACGATCTGCTGGAAAACATCAAAGAAGCGCTGGACGCTAACCATATCGACCTGCCCTATCCGCAGATGGATATTCGCGTCGAGAACGTCGCTGCAAAGCAACAATCTCATTTACAGTTGGTTGATTAA
- the guaA gene encoding glutamine-hydrolyzing GMP synthase encodes MTDNIHKHRILILDFGSQYTQLVARRVRELGVYCELWAWDVTEAQIREFNPSGIILSGGPESTTEENSPRAPQYVFEAGVPVFGVCYGMQTMAMQLGGHVEGSTEREFGYAQVEVVTDSALVRGIEDSLTADGKPLLDVWMSHGDKVTAIPSDFVTVASTESCPFAIMANEEKRFYGVQFHPEVTHTRQGMRMLERFVRDICQCEALWTPAKIIDDAVERIRQQVGDDKVILGLSGGVDSSVTAMLLHRAIGKNLTCVFVDNGLLRLNEAEQVMDMFGDHFGLNIVHVPAEERFLTALKGENDPEAKRKIIGRVFVEVFDEEALKLEDVKWLAQGTIYPDVIESAASATGKAHVIKSHHNVGGLPKEMKMGLVEPLKELFKDEVRKIGLELGLPYDMLYRHPFPGPGLGVRVLGEVKKEYCDLLRRADAIFIEELHKADLYNKVSQAFTVFLPVRSVGVMGDGRKYDWVVSLRAVETIDFMTAHWAHLPYDFLGRVSNRIINEVNGISRVVYDISGKPPATIEWE; translated from the coding sequence ATGACAGACAATATTCACAAGCATCGCATTCTCATCCTTGATTTCGGATCGCAGTACACACAGCTGGTTGCACGTCGCGTGCGTGAACTGGGCGTTTACTGTGAACTGTGGGCGTGGGATGTGACTGAAGCACAGATTCGCGAGTTTAATCCTAGCGGTATCATTCTTTCCGGCGGCCCGGAAAGTACCACGGAAGAAAACAGCCCGCGTGCACCGCAATACGTTTTCGAAGCCGGTGTTCCGGTCTTCGGCGTATGCTACGGCATGCAGACAATGGCGATGCAGTTGGGCGGTCATGTTGAAGGTTCGACTGAGCGTGAATTCGGCTACGCGCAGGTTGAAGTTGTAACCGACAGTGCGCTGGTTCGCGGTATCGAGGACTCCCTGACCGCAGATGGCAAACCGCTGTTGGACGTGTGGATGAGCCACGGCGATAAAGTGACGGCGATCCCGTCCGATTTCGTCACCGTTGCCAGCACCGAAAGCTGCCCGTTTGCCATTATGGCGAACGAAGAAAAACGCTTTTACGGCGTTCAGTTCCACCCGGAAGTGACCCACACCCGTCAGGGGATGCGCATGCTGGAGCGTTTTGTCCGCGACATCTGCCAGTGTGAAGCGCTGTGGACGCCGGCAAAAATCATCGACGACGCTGTTGAGCGCATCCGCCAGCAGGTGGGCGATGACAAAGTGATCCTCGGCCTTTCCGGTGGCGTGGACTCTTCCGTCACGGCGATGCTGCTGCACCGTGCGATCGGTAAAAATCTGACCTGTGTCTTCGTCGATAACGGTCTGCTGCGTCTGAATGAAGCCGAGCAGGTGATGGATATGTTTGGTGATCACTTTGGTCTGAACATTGTTCACGTTCCGGCTGAAGAGCGCTTCCTGACCGCGCTGAAAGGCGAGAACGATCCGGAAGCGAAACGTAAGATCATTGGCCGCGTCTTTGTTGAAGTCTTTGACGAAGAAGCGCTGAAGCTGGAAGATGTGAAATGGCTGGCGCAGGGCACCATCTACCCGGACGTGATTGAATCTGCCGCTTCTGCGACCGGTAAAGCGCACGTCATCAAATCTCACCATAACGTAGGCGGTCTGCCAAAAGAGATGAAGATGGGTCTGGTTGAGCCGCTGAAAGAGCTGTTCAAAGACGAAGTGCGTAAAATTGGTCTGGAGCTGGGCCTGCCGTACGACATGCTTTACCGTCACCCGTTCCCGGGGCCAGGTCTGGGCGTACGCGTGCTGGGCGAAGTGAAGAAAGAGTACTGCGACCTGCTGCGTCGTGCGGACGCTATCTTCATTGAAGAACTGCACAAAGCCGATCTGTACAACAAAGTGAGTCAGGCGTTCACCGTGTTCCTGCCGGTTCGTTCTGTTGGTGTGATGGGTGATGGCCGTAAATACGACTGGGTGGTTTCTCTGCGTGCGGTCGAAACCATCGACTTTATGACCGCGCATTGGGCGCACCTGCCGTATGACTTCCTGGGCCGTGTGTCTAACCGCATCATCAACGAAGTGAACGGTATTTCACGCGTCGTGTATGACATCAGCGGTAAGCCGCCAGCCACGATCGAGTGGGAGTAA